Proteins from a genomic interval of Sulfurimonas sp. HSL3-2:
- a CDS encoding CvpA family protein, producing the protein MEISYFDIIVGSIILLLGLKGILNGFFKELFGLIGIIGGVFVASRAGGSVGQMISDSLLHIQNQTAINFTGFLITLAIFWLAMVAIGYAFKKLSKLSGLGPVDKIMGFVVGAGKFFLIIAVVAYAIYNIKVIRTNMQDTMKTSILFPILVETGGFIMKLDTTEISKDINATVTKKQEEMQAQIEKTIAENKDQVLQNVTEQIQKNEQNMSDEIKEKIKDSMPEDIKNKVN; encoded by the coding sequence ACTGCTTGGTTTAAAAGGTATCTTAAACGGGTTTTTTAAAGAGCTTTTCGGTCTTATAGGTATTATCGGCGGTGTCTTTGTCGCTTCTCGTGCAGGCGGCAGCGTTGGACAGATGATCAGTGACTCGCTTCTACATATACAAAACCAGACTGCCATCAACTTTACTGGATTTTTGATAACGCTTGCTATCTTCTGGCTTGCGATGGTCGCAATCGGATATGCATTCAAAAAACTCAGCAAACTAAGCGGACTTGGTCCTGTTGATAAGATAATGGGATTTGTCGTAGGTGCAGGAAAATTCTTCTTGATCATCGCAGTTGTTGCTTACGCTATTTATAACATAAAAGTCATCAGAACAAATATGCAAGACACGATGAAAACGAGTATCTTATTCCCTATTTTGGTAGAGACAGGGGGCTTTATTATGAAACTTGATACTACTGAGATATCAAAAGATATAAATGCAACGGTCACGAAAAAACAGGAAGAGATGCAGGCTCAGATAGAAAAAACTATAGCTGAGAACAAGGATCAAGTTCTTCAAAATGTGACAGAACAGATACAAAAGAACGAACAGAACATGAGTGATGAGATAAAAGAAAAGATAAAAGATTCTATGCCAGAAGATATAAAGAACAAGGTCAACTAA
- a CDS encoding Fur family transcriptional regulator → MNTTTDFTERTVEYEKLLHDFKDLLKKNHLKFTIQREVILETLYNSDEHLSPESLYNLIQEKYPKLNTGIATIYRTLTLLEESDIVTSLSFGTQGKKYELGAKDHHDHMICTVCSHITEFVDEEIEKRQQSITKELGFKMTDHSMQIYGICKNCQ, encoded by the coding sequence ATGAACACGACAACAGATTTTACAGAAAGAACTGTAGAGTATGAAAAACTGCTTCACGATTTTAAAGACCTGCTCAAAAAGAACCATCTTAAGTTCACTATTCAGCGTGAAGTCATACTAGAAACGCTTTATAACTCTGATGAGCACCTTTCACCCGAATCTCTTTACAATCTGATTCAGGAAAAGTATCCTAAGTTAAATACGGGAATAGCTACTATCTACCGTACCCTGACACTTTTAGAAGAATCAGATATCGTCACCTCTTTATCGTTTGGTACACAAGGTAAGAAGTATGAACTTGGTGCAAAAGATCACCATGATCATATGATATGTACCGTATGTAGTCATATCACTGAGTTTGTAGATGAAGAGATAGAAAAAAGACAACAGTCCATAACAAAAGAACTTGGATTCAAGATGACAGACCATTCAATGCAGATATACGGTATCTGCAAAAACTGCCAATAA
- the lysS gene encoding lysine--tRNA ligase, which yields MPFRNKYIQQRIEKANQLKELGYNPYSNHSERNTTISKYMNVNSDVEHLENKRDENRSYTLSGRIKFFRIMGKASFLKIEDESGMLQVYVSRDNLPEGYYNDVFKKLVEVGDIIEVTGYPFVTNHGELSLHVSDFRLLTKAISPLPEKFHGVTDKEIRYRQRYLDLIMNSEIRKTFQTRSKIISLTRRFFEDKGFLEVETPMMHPIAGGANAKPFVTHHNALGIDRYLRIAPELYLKRLIVGGFEAVFEINRNFRNEGMDATHNPEFTSIEFYWAYKTYKDLIKITKEYFEYLFDHLNLPTILPYGDIKVDFADFREIPLITSLYEIGGVPKEIVNDKEKILEFLRANNLEAKESMNLGQLQGELFDEFVEAKLINPTFITEYPVEISPLARRSDEHPEITERFELFIAGREIANAFSELNDPVDQLGRFEAQMSAKDAGDDEAHEMDVDFVNALSYGMAPTAGQGIGIDRLVMLLTNEHSIRDVLLFPAMKPIHNELKESDDSQEEE from the coding sequence TTGCCATTTAGAAATAAATATATTCAACAACGTATCGAAAAAGCAAACCAGCTCAAAGAGCTTGGATACAATCCCTACTCAAACCATTCCGAGAGAAATACGACAATATCTAAGTATATGAATGTCAACTCTGATGTCGAGCATCTGGAAAATAAACGTGATGAAAACCGCAGCTATACACTCAGCGGCCGTATCAAGTTTTTCCGTATTATGGGGAAAGCAAGCTTTCTTAAAATAGAAGATGAAAGCGGGATGCTTCAAGTGTACGTATCACGCGACAATCTTCCTGAGGGCTACTATAACGATGTGTTCAAAAAACTTGTCGAAGTCGGAGACATCATTGAAGTAACAGGCTACCCTTTTGTGACTAATCATGGAGAACTTTCTTTACATGTAAGCGATTTCAGACTGCTAACTAAAGCGATCTCTCCTCTTCCTGAGAAGTTTCACGGTGTTACGGACAAAGAGATCAGATACCGCCAGCGTTATCTTGACCTGATCATGAACAGCGAGATCAGAAAGACTTTCCAGACACGTTCAAAGATCATATCACTTACTCGCAGATTCTTCGAAGACAAAGGCTTCTTAGAGGTCGAAACTCCTATGATGCACCCTATCGCCGGTGGAGCAAATGCAAAACCGTTCGTAACGCATCATAATGCTCTTGGAATCGACAGATATCTTCGTATCGCGCCTGAGCTTTACTTAAAAAGACTGATCGTAGGCGGATTTGAAGCTGTCTTTGAGATCAACCGTAACTTTAGAAACGAAGGGATGGATGCGACGCATAACCCTGAGTTTACTTCTATCGAGTTTTACTGGGCTTATAAGACATATAAAGATCTTATCAAGATCACAAAAGAGTATTTCGAGTATCTTTTCGATCATCTTAACCTTCCTACTATCCTACCTTACGGAGATATCAAAGTAGATTTCGCTGACTTTAGAGAGATACCTCTTATCACGTCATTGTATGAGATCGGCGGAGTACCAAAAGAGATCGTAAACGACAAAGAGAAAATATTAGAGTTCTTAAGAGCAAACAATCTTGAAGCAAAAGAGTCTATGAACCTAGGACAGCTTCAAGGAGAACTGTTTGACGAGTTCGTTGAAGCTAAACTGATCAATCCGACATTTATCACAGAGTATCCTGTAGAGATCTCTCCTCTTGCAAGAAGAAGCGATGAGCATCCTGAGATCACTGAAAGATTTGAGCTTTTCATCGCAGGCCGCGAGATCGCAAATGCGTTCAGCGAGTTAAACGATCCGGTCGATCAGCTTGGCCGTTTTGAAGCGCAGATGAGTGCAAAAGATGCGGGAGACGACGAAGCTCATGAGATGGATGTGGATTTTGTCAATGCACTTAGCTATGGTATGGCTCCGACTGCGGGTCAAGGGATAGGGATCGACAGACTGGTAATGCTTCTTACTAATGAACATTCAATTAGAGATGTGCTACTATTCCCGGCAATGAAACCTATACACAACGAGTTAAAAGAGAGTGATGACTCTCAAGAAGAAGAATAA